A single Bifidobacterium asteroides DNA region contains:
- a CDS encoding DivIVA domain-containing protein, which yields MSAKPDARGTEATIARSGKRKWGYDTKQVDAFLERAHSLYESQDPDLTQEEIANASFDLCKNGYIITQVDAALSRLERVISDRQTSLEIARVGVDGWTTRMVSLQSELTTHAGRPSGSVFKRGDPGMPSYDCKQVERLIEQVLNKTSDQLNLQEGRKTDSGKSKNTDITADRVSNVIFTQRRGPKGYDERQVDFFLAKAVELLEQLESFARVSERAKRASASSTAPAAVPAQSQLPVQDSSASGVQPLIGQSQEPAWSIPNASPVAEDQSSQDDFAQLHQAERAIFDAPAASTQTVPTAQPNSSLSALASAVNQRLAQDGAGAAVDTGVDTPSTASARSASSVDVGGGAAVAPTNPAVSGRPESVMPTSAPYTPAVSAAGSAAPAPAVQSVPFNPTASPSPSPAPQTPEPTVFQPTPSTPAASAPATRPESPVSPSNEADAEDSSVPGSTSVISSPFVDGPLGAGGPLGSYEEPAPAAPETQERPWAETAESSTDTPDWAKPRYSQNTQGNKQDQDPDSYLNSLLNQDLPKMDLDIPDISFPAFGDEGEQDKGGR from the coding sequence ATGTCAGCTAAGCCTGATGCCCGTGGAACCGAGGCGACCATCGCGCGCTCGGGCAAGCGCAAGTGGGGGTATGACACCAAGCAGGTGGACGCCTTCCTGGAGCGGGCGCACTCGCTCTATGAGAGCCAGGATCCTGATCTGACCCAGGAGGAGATAGCCAACGCCTCCTTTGACCTGTGCAAGAACGGCTACATCATCACCCAGGTGGATGCAGCCCTCTCCCGACTGGAGAGGGTGATTTCCGACAGGCAGACCAGCTTGGAGATAGCCCGGGTGGGCGTGGATGGTTGGACGACCAGAATGGTCAGTCTGCAATCGGAGCTGACCACTCATGCCGGCAGGCCCTCAGGCAGCGTCTTCAAGCGCGGGGATCCCGGCATGCCCTCATACGACTGCAAGCAGGTGGAGCGGCTGATCGAGCAGGTCCTCAACAAGACTTCTGACCAGCTCAACCTGCAGGAGGGGCGGAAGACGGACTCGGGCAAGTCGAAGAACACCGACATCACGGCTGACCGCGTCTCCAACGTCATCTTCACCCAGCGGCGGGGGCCCAAGGGTTATGACGAGCGCCAGGTGGACTTCTTCCTGGCCAAGGCCGTCGAGCTTCTGGAGCAGCTGGAGTCCTTCGCCAGGGTCAGCGAGAGGGCCAAGAGAGCAAGCGCGAGTTCAACGGCGCCTGCCGCTGTTCCTGCGCAATCGCAGCTTCCTGTGCAGGACTCTTCAGCCTCGGGCGTTCAGCCGCTGATCGGACAGAGTCAGGAACCCGCTTGGAGCATCCCCAATGCTTCCCCTGTTGCGGAGGACCAAAGCAGTCAGGACGATTTCGCTCAACTGCATCAGGCGGAACGGGCCATCTTCGATGCTCCCGCTGCCAGCACGCAGACGGTGCCGACGGCCCAGCCCAACAGCTCCCTGAGTGCCCTGGCTTCAGCGGTCAACCAGCGACTGGCTCAGGACGGCGCTGGAGCGGCTGTGGATACCGGTGTTGATACACCTTCAACAGCTTCAGCCCGGTCTGCATCCTCAGTCGATGTCGGCGGCGGAGCGGCCGTTGCTCCTACAAATCCGGCTGTCTCCGGTCGGCCTGAATCGGTTATGCCCACCTCTGCGCCATATACTCCTGCAGTCTCCGCTGCAGGCTCGGCTGCACCCGCGCCGGCTGTACAATCCGTGCCTTTCAACCCGACGGCCTCTCCTTCGCCTTCCCCCGCACCGCAGACTCCTGAGCCGACGGTATTCCAGCCGACCCCCTCGACACCTGCCGCATCCGCCCCCGCCACAAGACCGGAATCACCGGTGTCCCCCTCGAACGAGGCTGACGCCGAAGACTCTTCTGTGCCAGGATCCACCTCAGTTATCTCGTCGCCTTTCGTCGACGGACCTCTGGGCGCAGGCGGGCCCTTGGGCAGCTACGAGGAGCCGGCACCAGCAGCACCTGAGACCCAGGAGCGTCCTTGGGCCGAAACAGCCGAAAGCAGCACGGATACGCCCGACTGGGCCAAGCCTCGGTACTCACAAAACACGCAAGGGAACAAGCAGGACCAGGATCCGGATTCCTACCTGAACTCCCTGCTCAACCAGGATCTGCCCAAGATGGATCTGGACATCCCTGATATTTCATTCCCGGCCTTCGGCGACGAGGGGGAGCAGGATAAAGGCGGTCGATGA
- the dxr gene encoding 1-deoxy-D-xylulose-5-phosphate reductoisomerase produces MSQLAVMSEGVQAGLPVERERTLADWSPRDDADQSRSLVILGSTGSIGTQALDLISLHRDRFQVTGLAAGGAHVELLARQARDFGVTRLALADRAQVPALQEALKALGLTGIQVEAGMEAVQALAGSGSDLVLNGITGSVGLRPSIAALQAGSQLALANKESVVAGGHLLFDAEIRPGQINPVDSEHSAIWQSLRSGQHGEVARLVVTASGGPFRGWSRQAMREVTPEQALNHPTWSMGPVVTINSSTMVNKGLEVIEASRLFRIEPERITVVVHPQSVVHSMVQFQDGATISQASPPDMRLPIALGLSAPVRLDHVAAACDWSKPNTWTFEPLDDEAFPAVNLARRALGSCEPMTAVFNAANEQAVRAFLDHRLPYLGIVETIRSVMDAMETHLPGTFTSVEVMEQVEHEARQRADALIDMTA; encoded by the coding sequence ATGAGTCAGTTGGCAGTGATGAGTGAAGGCGTGCAGGCCGGTCTGCCGGTCGAGCGTGAACGTACCCTGGCGGATTGGTCGCCTAGGGACGATGCCGACCAATCTCGCAGTCTGGTTATCCTGGGTTCCACAGGATCCATCGGTACCCAGGCCTTGGATCTGATCAGTCTTCATAGGGATCGGTTCCAGGTGACTGGATTGGCCGCTGGTGGTGCGCATGTTGAGCTCCTGGCCCGTCAAGCCCGTGATTTTGGCGTGACCCGTCTGGCTCTGGCCGACAGGGCCCAGGTTCCGGCCCTGCAGGAGGCGCTCAAGGCCCTGGGATTGACTGGTATCCAAGTAGAAGCAGGCATGGAGGCGGTCCAGGCTCTGGCCGGCTCCGGCAGTGATCTGGTCCTCAACGGCATCACCGGATCAGTCGGTCTGCGCCCGTCCATTGCGGCCCTGCAGGCCGGATCCCAGCTGGCTCTGGCCAACAAGGAGTCCGTGGTGGCCGGCGGCCATCTGCTCTTTGATGCCGAGATACGGCCGGGTCAGATCAACCCGGTCGACTCCGAGCATTCAGCCATCTGGCAGTCTCTGCGTTCGGGGCAGCATGGAGAGGTGGCCCGTCTGGTGGTCACCGCATCGGGAGGTCCTTTCCGGGGCTGGAGCCGACAAGCCATGCGCGAGGTCACCCCTGAGCAGGCCCTGAATCATCCGACCTGGTCCATGGGCCCGGTGGTCACCATCAACTCATCCACTATGGTCAACAAAGGGCTGGAGGTCATCGAGGCCAGCCGGCTCTTCCGAATCGAGCCCGAACGGATCACCGTGGTGGTTCACCCCCAGTCCGTGGTCCACTCCATGGTCCAGTTCCAGGACGGGGCCACCATAAGCCAGGCTTCCCCTCCGGATATGCGTCTGCCCATCGCCCTGGGCCTGTCGGCGCCCGTCCGTCTCGACCATGTGGCTGCGGCCTGCGACTGGTCCAAGCCCAATACATGGACTTTCGAGCCCCTGGATGATGAGGCCTTCCCGGCGGTCAACCTGGCCAGGCGGGCCCTGGGCAGCTGCGAGCCCATGACCGCGGTTTTCAATGCCGCCAACGAGCAGGCGGTCAGGGCCTTCCTGGATCACCGGCTGCCCTACCTGGGCATCGTCGAAACCATCCGTTCGGTCATGGATGCCATGGAAACGCATCTTCCGGGAACATTCACATCCGTGGAGGTAATGGAG